The genomic stretch GGCGCCAGGCCGGCCAGCGGGTGGCCGCGCCCGAGCGCGCGCTCGCCGATGCGGAACGTGATCGCGAGCACGCCGAGGCCGAAGCCGACGCCGAGCACCCGCGCCGCGATCTCGGGCGGGACGCCGACCACCATCAGCGCGCCCAGGATGAACGTCCACAGGAAGTTGGTGTAGCCCTCGACCGGATCGCCGAGGTTGAAGGTCAGCTCGCCGTGCTCGGCCAGGTTGCGCGAGAACACGAACGAGATGAACGCGTCGTCGGTGACGAAGTCGTACTGCTGCGCGTGCCAGACCAGGATCACCGCGGCCACGGCCAGCGGCGCGAAGCGCACCCAGGCGGGCACGGCGCGAGGCGGGGCGGACGTCACCGGCCGAAGACTCCCCCGGCGCGCCGCCCGATTCAAGGCGCGATCCGGAGCGAATTCCGTCGGCGCGGAGCCGCCGCGCGCGCACTTCTTGCTAGGGTCGCCGGTCGATGTCCGAGCCGTCCACCGCGACGCCCGCGCCAGGCGCGCCGGACGCACGCGCACCGCAGCCGCCGCTGGCGCAGGTGGTGATCGCGGGCGCTGCGACCGGGGGCCTGGCCGCGGTCGCGGCCGGGCTGTGCGACGCGCTGTGGTCGTGGCGGGCGCTAGCGCAGTTCACGCCCGGCGTGCTCGAGCGGCTCCGGGTCGCGCTGTACGTGGCGGCCAGCTACGCCGTGGTCGGCCTGGTCGCCGGCGCGGTGATCGCGGCGATCGTCGCGTACTACGATCGCGCGACCGCGCTGGGCACGCTGGTGCGCCACGCCGCGCGCGAGCACGCCCGGGCCCGGGCCCGCGGCGCCGACCAGGCGGTCATCGGCGTGTCGCTGGTGCTGGCGTTCGTGCCGATCGCGACGGTGACGGTCTGGATCACGTTCGCGCGCCTGATCCACGTGCTCCAGACGCGGAAGAACTTCGCGCTGGTGGTGGCGGTGGCGATGGTGGCGAGCGTCGTCGCGCTGGCGATCGCGATCGCGCTGGCGATCGCGGTGGCGCGGCCGATCGAGTACGGCTTGCGCGCGCTGGCCCGGGGCCGGCTGGGCCCGGCGCTGGCGTGGGTCTGGGCCCCGGCGGTGGCGCTGGCGGCGCTGGTCGCGCTCGGCGGCGTCGCCGCGCTGATCTCGACCTGGAGCGTGGTCAAGCTCCTGCCGCTGCGGCCGCCGGCGGTGATCGCGGTGGCGCTGGTGTTCGCGATCCCGCTGCGGGGCCGCGGCGCCGCGGTGGCGGTGCGCTGGCGGGCGGCGCGGCCCTGGCGCCGGCGCGCGCTGGTGGCGGCGGTGCCGATCGCGACGTTCCTGGCCGCGGCCGCGACCGGCAACCGCGCGGCGATCATCAAGAGCGCGGTCGCCTACTCCGGCGGCGGCGATCCGCTGACCCGGCTGTGGAAGCGGATGATCGATCGCGATCGCGACCACCACTCGCCGTGGTTCGGCGGCGACGACTGCGACGACGGCGACGCCAGCATCCACCCCGGGGCCAGCGACATCCCCGACGACGGCGTCGATCAGAACTGCGTCGCCGGCGACGCCAAGAGCCAGCGCGACGTGGCCGAGGTCGGGTTCGCGCCGGCGCCGCCGACGGTGCCGGCCGACGTCAACGTCGTGCTGATCACGATCGACACGCTGCGCGCCGACCACGTCAGCGCCTACGGCTACGGCCGCCCGACCACGCCGACGATCGACGCGATCGCCGCCGAGGGCACGCTGTTCCGCGCGGCCTGGGCCCACGCGCCGTCGACGCGGTACTCGATGCCGGCGATCCTGACCGGCCGGCTGCCGCTCGACGTCTACTACGACACCTCGATCGCCGGCTGGCCCGGGCTGCAGGCCAAGGCCACGACGATCGCCGAGATCTTGCGCGGGCGCGGCTTCGCGACCGGCGCGTTCACCAACTACTGGTACTTCGATCGGGTCCGGCGCATGGATCAGGGCTTCGACGTCTACGACAACGACAACGCCCGCCTGCACCAGGGCGCCGACCCGGCCCACACCCGCGGCAGCTCGTCGCGCGAGCAGACCGACAAGGCGCTCGGGTTCGTGGCCGCGAACGCCGGGCGCCGGTTCTTCCTGTGGGTCCACTACTACGATCCGCACCACGAGTACGAGCCCCACCCCGAGGTGCCGAAGTTCGGCGACAGCGAGATCGATCGCTACGACGGCGAGATCCGGTTCACCGACCTGCACCTGGGCCGGCTGGTCGCCGATCTCAAGGCCCGCGGCCTGTGGGACAAGACCGTCATCGTGATCACCGGCGACCACGGCGAGGGTTTCGGCGAGCACGGCGTGTTCCAGCACGGCTACCACCTGTACGCGGCCCAGACCAAGGTGCCGCTGGTGGTCCGGGTCCCGGGCCTGCCGCCGCGGGTGTCGACCACCGCGGTCGGCCACATCGACGTGCTGCCGACCCTGGCCAACCTGGCCGGCGCCGCGCCGACGCCGGAGATGATGGGGCGATCGCTCGTGCCGCTGGTGGCCGGCGGGCCCGAGGATCCCGACCGCGTGGTGTTCCAGCAGCTCTCGTACGAGGGCAACCACGAGCTGCGCGGCGCCGCGACGCTGGCG from Myxococcales bacterium encodes the following:
- a CDS encoding sulfatase, whose protein sequence is MSEPSTATPAPGAPDARAPQPPLAQVVIAGAATGGLAAVAAGLCDALWSWRALAQFTPGVLERLRVALYVAASYAVVGLVAGAVIAAIVAYYDRATALGTLVRHAAREHARARARGADQAVIGVSLVLAFVPIATVTVWITFARLIHVLQTRKNFALVVAVAMVASVVALAIAIALAIAVARPIEYGLRALARGRLGPALAWVWAPAVALAALVALGGVAALISTWSVVKLLPLRPPAVIAVALVFAIPLRGRGAAVAVRWRAARPWRRRALVAAVPIATFLAAAATGNRAAIIKSAVAYSGGGDPLTRLWKRMIDRDRDHHSPWFGGDDCDDGDASIHPGASDIPDDGVDQNCVAGDAKSQRDVAEVGFAPAPPTVPADVNVVLITIDTLRADHVSAYGYGRPTTPTIDAIAAEGTLFRAAWAHAPSTRYSMPAILTGRLPLDVYYDTSIAGWPGLQAKATTIAEILRGRGFATGAFTNYWYFDRVRRMDQGFDVYDNDNARLHQGADPAHTRGSSSREQTDKALGFVAANAGRRFFLWVHYYDPHHEYEPHPEVPKFGDSEIDRYDGEIRFTDLHLGRLVADLKARGLWDKTVIVITGDHGEGFGEHGVFQHGYHLYAAQTKVPLVVRVPGLPPRVSTTAVGHIDVLPTLANLAGAAPTPEMMGRSLVPLVAGGPEDPDRVVFQQLSYEGNHELRGAATLACHVLYNVSPHTSWEVYRLDDDPTETHDRADAPGPCARVRTAFERWYDSAQIPAGAGDALLPARPTIARPLDVDFGDQVRLLGLDAPAEVRPGQSVELTFSFEARGRLTGGWKVFVHVEGPAGGRFTADHAPVRPFDWWRRGQFIRYTITTTVPASAPAGAYDVWMGVWRKADRQPVVAPPGITVVERRAKVATLQVVR